In Kaistella sp. 97-N-M2, the sequence GCAGGTTATCAGGTTATTACGCTGTATTTTTTTTAAGATTGCGCCGTAAATTTTTTGCAGTCAGCTTTTTGTTGACAGGATTATTTTGCAATTCCGGCAGGAAATTATTTACCTTCGTATGGAACAGCCAAATTTCCTAATCATCATCCAGGGATGATGAGTACGTTTCTTACAGGAAAATAAATAAGTGGAAACTGGATACTGATTGTCTACGATTATGGAGCGACAGACCCAACTACGCTTAATTCCTGGCAGATAGTTCTGGGAGCGGGCGTAAACTTAAAAACGAATGAAACTCTGACATTTGGTAGTGAGATCTCCCTCAAAAAAACCCGGTTCAGGATTATCTGTTCGTTGATGTTACCACCGAATACAAAACTTTAGATCTCGAAATTTACGATGCTTCGGGAAAAAGAGTTAAAACGGAAAGCCTATTAAAAGGTGCTAAAAATATAGAAGTTGATGTTAGGTATTTAGCTCCCGG encodes:
- a CDS encoding T9SS type A sorting domain-containing protein; its protein translation is MFVDVTTEYKTLDLEIYDASGKRVKTESLLKGAKNIEVDVRYLAPGMYLLVPLKDGERKQAIKFIKK